Proteins encoded in a region of the Terriglobia bacterium genome:
- a CDS encoding aldo/keto reductase has translation MEYRKLGSLNVSLVGIGCNNFGWRTDAAGSATVVDAALEAGINFFDTADVYGGGQSEEFLGRALKGRRDKAIIATKFGMKMGDGKEGAAPQYIHQALDASLKRLQVDTIDLYQIHQPDPKTPIADTMQALDDAVKAGKVREIGCSNFSAEQMRAARGVTGPRHFESVQNDYSMMKRDAEKEVLPECKRTGVAFLPYFPLANGLLTGKYRKGKPLPESSRGKDAFGPKVFTPENIERVETLIAFCESRGYSLLDLAFSWLAAHSEVASVIAGAKTADQVRANSQAASWKLTPSDLAAVQRLL, from the coding sequence ATGGAATATCGAAAGCTTGGCTCTTTGAACGTTTCCCTTGTCGGTATCGGATGTAACAACTTCGGCTGGCGCACGGACGCCGCCGGCTCCGCAACCGTCGTCGATGCGGCGCTCGAGGCCGGCATCAACTTCTTCGACACCGCCGACGTTTACGGCGGCGGGCAGAGTGAAGAGTTTCTCGGAAGGGCCCTCAAGGGCCGCCGCGATAAAGCAATCATCGCCACGAAGTTCGGAATGAAGATGGGCGACGGCAAAGAAGGTGCGGCCCCCCAATATATCCATCAGGCGCTCGATGCCAGTTTGAAGCGCCTTCAAGTCGACACGATCGATCTTTATCAAATTCATCAGCCCGATCCGAAGACGCCGATCGCCGATACGATGCAGGCCCTGGACGACGCGGTGAAGGCCGGCAAGGTGCGCGAGATCGGCTGCTCGAATTTCTCAGCCGAACAGATGCGCGCAGCCCGCGGCGTGACCGGCCCGCGGCATTTCGAAAGCGTGCAGAACGACTACAGCATGATGAAGCGCGACGCGGAGAAAGAAGTCCTGCCTGAATGCAAGCGCACCGGTGTCGCGTTCCTGCCGTACTTTCCGCTCGCGAATGGGTTGCTGACGGGAAAGTACCGCAAAGGCAAACCGCTTCCCGAGTCGAGCCGCGGCAAGGATGCCTTCGGCCCGAAGGTTTTCACTCCGGAAAACATCGAGCGCGTGGAAACCTTGATCGCATTCTGCGAATCCCGCGGCTACTCCCTGCTGGACCTCGCCTTCTCCTGGCTCGCCGCTCATTCCGAAGTCGCCAGCGTGATCGCCGGAGCGAAAACGGCCGATCAGGTCCGCGCCAATAGCCAGGCAGCATCATGGAAACTGACGCCGTCGGATCTGGCCGCAGTGCAGAGGCTTCTGTAA
- a CDS encoding DinB family protein, protein MLEVWLRGPLPDIPALLQPVAHALLQAREEVTAEMDGFPEERLWERPAGVASVGFHLQHLAGVLDRLFTYARGNPLDEQQAAALTAEGKEDPEISSREMLERFHAQVDRALEQLRKTDKQTLTEYRAVGRAKLPSTTLGLLVHAAEHTQRHVGQLLVTARVCSRGI, encoded by the coding sequence ATGCTTGAAGTGTGGTTAAGAGGTCCGTTGCCGGATATCCCGGCCCTGCTGCAGCCGGTGGCGCACGCGCTCTTGCAGGCTCGCGAAGAAGTCACTGCCGAGATGGATGGCTTTCCGGAAGAACGATTATGGGAACGTCCCGCAGGAGTGGCATCGGTCGGATTCCATCTCCAGCATCTCGCCGGTGTGCTCGACCGGCTGTTCACGTATGCGCGGGGAAATCCGCTCGACGAACAGCAGGCAGCGGCGCTCACGGCGGAAGGCAAGGAGGATCCGGAGATCAGCTCACGTGAGATGCTCGAGAGGTTTCACGCTCAGGTGGATCGCGCGCTGGAGCAGCTCAGAAAAACGGACAAACAGACATTGACGGAGTATCGTGCGGTCGGCCGCGCGAAGTTGCCGTCCACCACCTTGGGGCTTCTGGTGCATGCAGCGGAGCACACGCAACGGCATGTCGGGCAGTTGCTGGTCACAGCGCGGGTGTGCAGCCGCGGGATTTAA
- a CDS encoding MBL fold metallo-hydrolase, whose protein sequence is MKPLAVVIGIVAAMLAGITMASAQTPAPTIDGLVGAAKNAAGTDWAGTFLRLCIPPPPAPARGAGGGAGRGSAARGAAPAPPAKDTWYAEPAKVADNLYFLGTKIHSAWAIVGSDGIIVLEALFDYAAQDEIIDGMKKAGLDKNKVKYIIISHAHADHDGGARLLQDAMPAAHLVYGAEDWDSVDKSANHAGGKPKHDMVATDGMKFSVGDTSLQVLTMPGHTPGTLSFLFEVKDNGKPLRIAYIGGTAIPFNGTPAYYDGYLTSSRKVARAAADFGATALMSNHTEFDNAYFKAHTAADRKPGEANPFEVGKAAVARYFTVVQDCTTATMMRAAGQK, encoded by the coding sequence ATGAAACCACTCGCAGTCGTCATTGGAATTGTTGCAGCCATGCTGGCCGGCATCACGATGGCCTCGGCACAGACACCCGCCCCAACCATCGACGGATTGGTCGGGGCCGCAAAGAATGCGGCCGGCACCGACTGGGCCGGTACGTTTCTCCGTCTGTGTATTCCGCCGCCGCCCGCTCCAGCTCGAGGCGCCGGTGGCGGTGCTGGGCGTGGCTCAGCCGCGCGAGGAGCGGCTCCGGCGCCGCCTGCGAAAGATACCTGGTATGCCGAGCCGGCGAAAGTGGCCGACAACCTTTATTTTCTCGGTACGAAGATTCACAGCGCCTGGGCGATCGTCGGCAGCGACGGCATCATCGTTCTTGAAGCGCTCTTCGACTATGCCGCGCAGGACGAGATCATCGACGGCATGAAGAAGGCCGGTCTGGATAAAAATAAGGTGAAGTACATCATCATCTCGCATGCTCACGCCGATCACGACGGCGGCGCCAGGCTGCTGCAGGACGCGATGCCCGCGGCACACCTCGTTTATGGCGCAGAGGACTGGGATTCGGTGGACAAATCCGCGAACCACGCCGGAGGTAAACCGAAGCACGACATGGTTGCCACCGACGGCATGAAGTTCTCCGTCGGCGATACGTCGCTCCAGGTCCTCACGATGCCCGGCCACACTCCCGGCACGCTCTCGTTCCTCTTCGAGGTTAAGGACAACGGCAAGCCGCTACGCATCGCCTACATCGGCGGGACGGCAATCCCGTTCAACGGCACCCCCGCTTATTACGACGGCTACCTCACTTCATCCCGGAAAGTGGCTCGCGCCGCAGCGGATTTCGGCGCAACGGCCTTGATGTCAAATCATACCGAGTTCGACAACGCGTATTTCAAAGCGCATACCGCTGCCGATCGGAAACCCGGAGAAGCCAACCCGTTCGAGGTCGGCAAAGCCGCGGTCGCGCGTTACTTCACCGTCGTTCAAGACTGCACCACTGCGACGATGATGCGTGCCGCGGGCCAGAAATAG